In the genome of Salvia splendens isolate huo1 unplaced genomic scaffold, SspV2 ctg29, whole genome shotgun sequence, the window aattttcaaataccTTCCATTATCGATAAAACAAGATCGTTGGCTTTTCCGATCAAATCTCGATGATCACTACGTTTAACGCTAAATACGGCGGCAAAATAGTCGAAGAAGGTAAAAGGAGTGACCATGTGCATTCTCCATTCCAATTCCTCCAACACTTTCAGTTCCACTTTCTTGATCAAATTCAAGTGAAATAAGTAGTGCCTCTCTCCGACGTGCTCCCCTAACGGCATCGCCTCGATCTCCTCTGTTTTCGCAGCCAACGACAAGCATGCTATCGACAGAATCCGAAGCATCACCCTCTGCTCCACATCCTGTCCTCAAAAAATCAGCTATAAGCAAAAAAAAAGACAAGATTAATGTACTTGTGCATACTCACAGAAATCTCAATTCTTAACAGAAAACGGTCGAAGTAGAGAGCTGATAGATACGCGGTGTGCGCTGTGTACTCAAATTCAACCCGTTTCTGCAACAGAGTaagatttcaaattttcaattcaaTCATAAAAGAGGAAATTAGTGATCAAGAATGAGAGAAACAGACTCGAAGAATCCACTTGATGATGTCTTTGCGCTCGGATTCAAACCACCAGGCGTCCGTCAAGACAGAATCGGCGTCGGCTTGGGATTGAACGGAGGGCTCGGTTTGCAATAGCGTTTCGATGTATTGGCGGTCGGAATCGGAAATAGAGCAGAAGCCGTCGCCTTCTTCACGTGGCTGTGAGCTTCCGGAATccatttttttgtgtgtgttttaaatttttaatgtttCTTGACTTTTGTAGAAATTTTGGGAGAGAAATTATGTACTACTagttagaaaataaattaattgtatttgtatagtATGGGCTAAAGATATTGAGGATATATAAACTTTCCAACGCTACATTAGAATGAAGTCATGAAATTTCCAAAAGGCGTCATTCGAATCTTATTATTGGAAACGAAAAATTGAGCTACTCcttttagagcatctgcaacggtggacggacggcgtccatCCGTCCGTGcgcgctggcacggcgctgctcgctgcatcgagcacgtccgtgccagcgagcaggtgacgtggcggcacgcgattgggcaacggtatgccgttgcctttgaatttatttttttttttattaaaaatcagtttttaataaaaaaaattaaaaatatatatttttccacttccaaaaaaaatatatccatttt includes:
- the LOC121789606 gene encoding cyclin-D5-1-like, coding for MDSGSSQPREEGDGFCSISDSDRQYIETLLQTEPSVQSQADADSVLTDAWWFESERKDIIKWILRKRVEFEYTAHTAYLSALYFDRFLLRIEISDVEQRVMLRILSIACLSLAAKTEEIEAMPLGEHVGERHYLFHLNLIKKVELKVLEELEWRMHMVTPFTFFDYFAAVFSVKRSDHRDLIGKANDLVLSIMEDIDVARHRASVVAAAAVLAAHDECLSREALGSKMDEVPFWGDVEKESAVSCYSRMQGIMELGTPESVVVLHNVAIAVDDSASTSRGVKRRLHFDF